The following are from one region of the Pseudodesulfovibrio piezophilus C1TLV30 genome:
- a CDS encoding secondary thiamine-phosphate synthase enzyme YjbQ: MQSYRKQLKFVVPKRRGFINITPDCEEALRESGISEGLMLVNAMHITASVFINDDEAGLHHDYEVWLEKLAPHEPVSQYRHNGYEDNADAHMKRQIMGREVVVAITAGRLDFGTWERIFYGEFDGRREKSVLIKIIGD; this comes from the coding sequence ATGCAATCCTACAGAAAACAGCTCAAATTCGTTGTCCCAAAGCGGCGCGGCTTCATCAATATCACACCCGACTGCGAAGAAGCTCTCAGGGAATCAGGCATCAGTGAAGGGCTGATGCTTGTCAATGCCATGCACATAACAGCCTCGGTTTTTATCAACGATGATGAAGCCGGCCTTCATCATGATTACGAAGTCTGGTTGGAAAAGCTCGCACCACATGAGCCGGTCAGTCAATATCGACACAACGGATATGAAGACAATGCAGATGCGCACATGAAACGTCAGATAATGGGCCGAGAAGTAGTCGTTGCCATTACTGCCGGTCGGCTCGACTTCGGAACCTGGGAGCGCATATTTTACGGGGAATTCGATGGACGAAGAGAAAAAAGTGTTCTCATCAAAATCATAGGAGACTGA